A single genomic interval of Candidatus Poribacteria bacterium harbors:
- a CDS encoding DUF433 domain-containing protein, translating into MKLEDYFDSQAPNDIRLKGTRVGIERILYDYIHRDWSPEQIEETYRHALTLEQVYATITY; encoded by the coding sequence ATGAAACTTGAAGATTACTTTGACTCTCAGGCACCAAACGACATCCGGCTGAAGGGAACTCGTGTCGGCATTGAACGGATTCTCTACGACTATATTCATCGAGACTGGTCGCCGGAGCAGATTGAAGAAACCTATCGTCACGCCTTAACACTGGAACAGGTCTACGCAACAATTACCTACTA